One genomic window of [Clostridium] scindens ATCC 35704 includes the following:
- a CDS encoding recombinase family protein, which produces MSTNIDNIIDMIITKSISRFARNTLDCLQYIRQLKDKNIPVYFEKESINTMDAKGEVLITIMASLAQQESQSLSQNVKLGLQYRYQQGKVTVNHNRFLGYTKGEDGKLVIDPEQAEVVKRIYREYLEGSSMDKIAAGLEADGILTGAGKTKWHTSTINKILRNEKYMGDALLQKTYTTDFLTKKRIKNNGTVPQYYVEDDHEAIIPKELFMQVQEELVRRRVVHKSPSGRKRTYSCNHCFAQIIVCGECGELYRRVHWNNHGCKSIVWRCISRLEPTAADMNCTNRTVNEAVLEEVTVKALNQILSSRKAFLKHLQENIARAVVTTDTLSPDGIQARLEELQKDLVKAVGDQKNYDALTDEILRLQQMKKDSEVDDHRRTETMNRIKELQDFIAEQDTVITEFDEADVRKLIQKITVYEDRFTVEFKSGFSVDIAE; this is translated from the coding sequence GTGTCAACTAATATTGACAATATCATCGACATGATCATCACCAAATCCATCAGCCGATTCGCCCGAAACACCCTCGACTGCCTGCAATACATCCGTCAGCTCAAGGATAAGAACATCCCGGTTTACTTTGAGAAAGAGTCCATCAACACAATGGATGCTAAGGGCGAGGTGCTGATCACGATTATGGCCTCCTTAGCACAGCAGGAAAGCCAGTCGCTTAGCCAGAACGTGAAGCTTGGCCTCCAGTACCGCTACCAACAGGGAAAGGTCACCGTCAACCATAACCGCTTCCTCGGATACACAAAAGGCGAGGATGGAAAGCTCGTCATTGATCCGGAGCAGGCAGAAGTCGTAAAGCGCATTTACAGAGAATACCTTGAGGGTTCCAGCATGGATAAGATTGCTGCCGGGCTTGAGGCTGATGGGATTCTTACCGGAGCAGGGAAAACAAAATGGCACACCAGTACCATCAACAAGATTCTCAGGAATGAGAAATACATGGGTGACGCCCTTCTGCAAAAAACCTACACCACGGATTTTCTTACAAAGAAGCGCATCAAAAACAACGGCACGGTTCCTCAATACTATGTCGAGGATGACCACGAAGCCATTATTCCGAAAGAGCTGTTCATGCAGGTGCAGGAAGAACTTGTCCGCCGCCGAGTAGTACATAAAAGTCCATCCGGCAGGAAACGTACTTACTCCTGCAATCACTGCTTCGCACAGATCATTGTCTGCGGTGAATGCGGTGAGCTTTACCGGAGAGTCCACTGGAACAACCACGGTTGCAAATCCATCGTCTGGCGCTGCATCAGCAGGCTGGAACCTACTGCTGCCGACATGAACTGCACCAACCGAACAGTCAACGAAGCCGTCCTCGAAGAAGTAACCGTCAAGGCGCTTAACCAGATCCTGAGCAGCAGAAAGGCCTTCCTAAAACATCTGCAGGAGAACATTGCCAGAGCAGTTGTCACGACTGACACGCTTTCGCCTGACGGCATACAGGCCAGACTGGAAGAACTGCAAAAAGACCTCGTCAAAGCAGTCGGTGACCAGAAAAACTATGATGCCCTGACCGACGAGATTCTTAGGCTTCAACAAATGAAAAAGGACTCGGAAGTCGATGACCATAGGCGCACCGAAACCATGAACCGCATCAAAGAATTACAGGACTTCATCGCCGAGCAGGATACCGTCATTACAGAATTTGACGAGGCAGACGTCCGGAAGCTCATTCAGAAGATCACCGTCTACGAGGATAGGTTCACTGTCGAATTCAAGTCAGGCTTCAGCGTCGATATTGCAGAGTAA
- a CDS encoding IS3 family transposase, whose amino-acid sequence MIFLALKTEDGRMTGKISFYCRMLGVSRQGFYKYLANKDRPWKYQDLADAMKEIASEDECNDTYGRLRMYQALCLKQPEGVSIPSERTVYRVMEQIGLSHRPKRKPNGITKADREAMKSDDLLKRDFHSDAPLKKCITDITEIPASNGKLYVSAIFDCFDLSVLGLAMETTMKADLCIHTLESALTAYPALEGAIIHSDRGTQYTSEAYRQTIRKYHIHQSMNSAGGRCHDNARCESMWARMKTELLYGRYDTKQMTVEELKVLIWRYFHSYWNNRRICSANGGLPPMIKRRKYYEDLELAA is encoded by the coding sequence ATGATCTTTCTGGCTTTGAAAACAGAGGACGGCAGGATGACCGGGAAAATTTCATTTTACTGCCGGATGCTTGGTGTCAGTCGGCAAGGCTTCTATAAATATCTTGCAAACAAAGACCGTCCCTGGAAGTACCAGGATCTGGCGGATGCCATGAAAGAGATTGCCAGCGAGGATGAATGTAACGATACTTACGGACGGCTCCGAATGTATCAGGCGCTGTGCCTGAAGCAGCCGGAGGGAGTATCAATTCCCAGCGAGAGAACCGTATACCGGGTTATGGAGCAGATTGGCCTGAGCCATCGGCCAAAGCGAAAACCGAACGGAATTACAAAGGCAGACCGGGAGGCTATGAAATCGGATGATTTGCTGAAGCGGGATTTTCATTCAGATGCCCCATTGAAAAAATGTATTACAGATATCACGGAGATCCCGGCATCCAATGGGAAACTGTATGTATCTGCGATTTTCGACTGCTTTGATCTTAGTGTCCTTGGTCTGGCAATGGAAACAACCATGAAAGCAGATCTGTGTATCCATACACTGGAAAGCGCCCTGACTGCTTATCCTGCACTGGAAGGCGCGATCATCCACAGTGACCGTGGAACCCAGTATACCAGTGAGGCCTACCGCCAGACCATCCGGAAGTACCACATCCATCAAAGCATGAACAGTGCCGGAGGACGCTGCCATGATAATGCCCGCTGCGAGAGCATGTGGGCCAGAATGAAGACGGAACTTCTCTACGGCCGTTATGACACAAAGCAGATGACGGTAGAGGAATTAAAAGTACTCATTTGGAGATATTTCCACAGTTACTGGAATAACCGGAGGATCTGCTCTGCCAATGGCGGGCTTCCTCCTATGATAAAACGCAGGAAGTATTATGAGGATTTGGAACTGGCAGCATAG
- a CDS encoding transposase, giving the protein MARKYDHEYKVQAVKLAKEIGGAKAGKELGIPEGTMHTWLKAVRAGKLDIGEGSHTPASAMSLSEEITMLRKRVKEQDKEIRRLKEENEFLEEASAFFAASRRKSAKTRE; this is encoded by the coding sequence GTGGCACGTAAATATGACCATGAATACAAAGTACAGGCAGTAAAACTTGCCAAAGAAATCGGTGGCGCTAAGGCAGGTAAAGAACTAGGAATCCCTGAAGGAACCATGCATACATGGCTGAAAGCCGTAAGAGCTGGTAAGTTGGATATTGGGGAAGGTTCTCATACCCCTGCCAGCGCAATGAGCCTGTCAGAAGAGATTACCATGCTGCGTAAGCGGGTTAAGGAGCAGGATAAAGAAATCCGCCGCCTGAAGGAAGAAAACGAATTTTTGGAGGAAGCCAGTGCTTTTTTCGCCGCCAGCCGTCGGAAGTCAGCAAAAACCAGAGAATGA
- a CDS encoding primase alpha helix C-terminal domain-containing protein, with protein MKKLVNSIFPYFDTKVLDAARFFFGTQEPDVEIYPGRMNLTEFLNDDEFDAGLPGGHENDVAIPEGSRNATMSRFAGIVIKKYGDTEKAYQAFLEKAAACIPPLDNSELTTIWHSAQRFYGKISREDGYVPPEVYNGVV; from the coding sequence GTGAAAAAGCTGGTCAATTCCATCTTTCCCTATTTCGATACGAAAGTTCTGGATGCAGCACGCTTTTTCTTCGGTACGCAGGAACCAGACGTTGAAATATATCCCGGTCGAATGAACCTTACGGAATTCTTGAATGACGATGAGTTCGATGCAGGCCTTCCCGGCGGTCATGAAAACGATGTTGCTATCCCGGAAGGCAGCCGTAATGCTACCATGTCCCGCTTCGCCGGTATTGTCATCAAGAAATACGGAGATACAGAAAAAGCCTATCAGGCATTCTTGGAAAAGGCTGCTGCCTGTATACCGCCGCTTGATAACAGCGAGCTTACCACCATATGGCACAGCGCCCAGCGCTTTTATGGGAAGATCAGCCGCGAGGATGGTTATGTTCCTCCGGAAGTATATAATGGTGTGGTATAA
- a CDS encoding IS91 family transposase: protein MNILQKIFIEHYEEMIYLQHPRDAIVENVEKMIHCGDPSYGGAMYICPNCGNFKFTAFRCHSRFCPTCGNMYSIDRTTAMSFKIIDVQHRHCVFTIDDSLRPFFLKDRSLLNCLFSAVNSVISRMFHKENKSELFTPGFICVLHTFGRDLKWNPHIHCLVSEGGVGNTLSWRHFKHFNYHFLRDAFQTALLNELHQKIGPAFKKVKSAIYAKDKNGFYVRAMPNKCNPSQVIKYIGRYLGRPVIATSRIDSYDGDFVTFHYNRHEDNKLITETVPVLEFIDRLTQHIPEKHFKMIRYYGIYARHRNSDNFLRKAISREKHNFFLSLNRWRDSILHSFGYDPLKCPNCGKTMLFLELYFNHNPVPLHELYEKAMQKHRCRSPASFSYLPKPLFS, encoded by the coding sequence ATGAATATCTTACAAAAAATTTTTATCGAACATTATGAAGAAATGATTTATCTTCAACATCCTCGTGATGCTATTGTTGAGAATGTAGAAAAAATGATTCATTGTGGCGATCCATCTTATGGTGGCGCCATGTATATTTGTCCCAATTGTGGTAATTTCAAATTTACTGCTTTTCGTTGTCATTCTCGCTTCTGTCCAACTTGTGGTAACATGTATTCCATTGACAGAACTACTGCTATGTCTTTTAAGATTATTGATGTACAACATCGGCATTGTGTTTTTACCATTGATGATTCTTTGCGGCCTTTTTTTCTTAAAGACCGTTCTCTTCTTAACTGCCTTTTTTCGGCAGTCAACAGCGTGATTTCTCGTATGTTCCATAAAGAAAATAAATCTGAATTATTTACTCCTGGATTTATTTGCGTCCTTCATACCTTTGGCAGAGATTTAAAATGGAATCCTCACATTCACTGCCTTGTTTCTGAAGGTGGTGTTGGTAATACTCTTTCCTGGCGACACTTCAAACATTTTAACTATCATTTTTTACGTGATGCGTTCCAAACTGCTCTTTTAAATGAACTCCATCAAAAAATAGGTCCAGCTTTCAAAAAAGTAAAATCTGCTATCTATGCAAAAGATAAAAATGGTTTTTATGTTCGCGCCATGCCTAACAAGTGTAATCCTTCTCAGGTTATCAAATATATCGGTCGTTATCTTGGCAGACCTGTTATTGCTACTTCTCGCATTGATTCTTACGATGGTGATTTTGTCACCTTCCATTACAACCGTCATGAAGACAATAAACTTATTACAGAAACTGTTCCTGTTTTGGAATTCATTGACCGCTTAACACAACACATCCCTGAAAAACATTTTAAAATGATTCGCTATTATGGTATTTACGCTCGTCACCGTAATTCTGACAATTTTTTACGAAAAGCCATTTCCAGAGAAAAACATAACTTTTTTCTTTCACTCAATAGGTGGCGTGATTCAATCTTACATTCTTTTGGTTACGATCCTTTAAAATGTCCGAACTGTGGAAAAACCATGCTATTTTTAGAACTATATTTTAATCATAATCCTGTTCCTTTGCATGAATTATACGAAAAGGCTATGCAAAAACATAGATGTCGTTCGCCTGCCTCGTTTTCATATCTTCCAAAACCTCTTTTCTCATGA
- a CDS encoding DUF7768 domain-containing protein, whose amino-acid sequence MSNDYHNSEGYPDPTAGEALSKIAANEKLSLRAFRPIVYICSPYSGDVEANVAAARRYSRFAVDKGYIPIAPHLLFPQFLDDTNPPERELGLFFGNALMSKCAEVWVFGSRISAGMESEIKRAKWKDYRLRYFTEECQEV is encoded by the coding sequence TTGAGTAACGATTATCACAACAGCGAAGGCTATCCTGACCCGACTGCTGGTGAAGCACTCTCAAAGATTGCAGCTAATGAAAAGCTGTCCCTGCGTGCTTTCAGGCCTATCGTCTATATCTGCTCACCCTATTCTGGTGACGTAGAAGCAAATGTGGCTGCTGCCAGACGCTACAGTCGCTTCGCAGTAGATAAGGGATACATCCCCATCGCTCCGCACCTGCTATTTCCGCAGTTCCTTGATGACACCAACCCGCCGGAACGTGAGCTCGGTCTTTTCTTCGGAAATGCCCTCATGAGCAAGTGTGCTGAGGTCTGGGTATTCGGGAGCCGTATCTCGGCAGGAATGGAATCAGAAATCAAACGCGCCAAGTGGAAAGATTACCGCTTGCGCTATTTCACAGAAGAATGTCAGGAGGTTTAA
- a CDS encoding DNA polymerase: MQTLSIDIETYSSINLSKCGVYKYAEAPDFEILLFGYSVDGCDVKVIDLAQGEHLPQELIDALTDDSIIKWAFNANFERVCLSRYLRDLGISLDPFHDSHHLSQECSHFLNSESWRCSMVWAATMGLPLSLEGVGSVLGLEKQKLTEGKELIKYFSVPCAPTKANGGRTRNRPFHDPEKWDAFKRYNIRDVETEMGIKDRLSKFPVPEAVWYEYHIDQEINDRGVRIDMDLVTEAIEMDTRSRTELTSAIKKMTDLENPNSVQQMKQWLSNNGLETDSLGKKVVAELIKTAPPELQNVLELRQQLAKSSVRKYQTMERAVCDDGRARGMFAFYGANRTGRWAGRLIQLQNLPQNHLEDLADARALVKSGDFDAVKLLYEDVPDTLSQLIRTAFIPKSDTQFYVSDFSAIEARVIAWYAGETWRQKVFAEGGDIYCASASQMFHVPVEKHGINGHLRQKGKIAELALGYGGSIGALKAMGAIEMGLSEDELPPLVDAWRQTNPNIVKFWWDVDRAVMEAVKHKHTTSCYGLTFSCRSGMLFITLPSGRNLAYVKPKIGTNKFGGECITYEGVGSTKKWERLDSYGPKFVENIVQATSRDILCYAMKTLRNCEIVMHIHDELVIEADPCMSLDVLCEQMGRTPPWARGLKLRADGYTCPFYKKD, translated from the coding sequence ATGCAAACACTCAGTATTGATATTGAAACATACAGCAGTATCAACCTAAGCAAATGCGGCGTATATAAATACGCGGAGGCTCCTGACTTCGAGATACTGCTGTTCGGATACTCTGTCGACGGCTGCGATGTAAAAGTAATCGACCTTGCACAAGGAGAACACTTACCGCAGGAACTTATAGACGCCCTGACAGATGATTCCATTATAAAGTGGGCATTCAACGCCAATTTTGAACGCGTATGCCTGTCGAGATACCTGCGTGATTTAGGTATAAGTCTTGACCCTTTCCACGACAGCCACCATCTTTCGCAGGAATGCTCCCACTTCTTAAACTCTGAAAGCTGGCGCTGCTCTATGGTCTGGGCAGCTACTATGGGACTTCCGCTGTCATTGGAAGGTGTCGGTTCTGTTCTCGGCCTTGAAAAGCAAAAGCTCACCGAAGGAAAGGAACTCATCAAATACTTCTCCGTGCCATGTGCTCCCACCAAAGCAAACGGCGGTCGAACCAGAAACCGCCCTTTTCATGATCCTGAAAAATGGGATGCCTTCAAGCGTTATAACATCCGCGACGTCGAAACCGAGATGGGCATCAAGGACAGGCTCTCCAAGTTCCCGGTGCCGGAAGCGGTGTGGTATGAATACCACATCGATCAGGAAATCAACGACCGTGGTGTCCGCATTGACATGGATCTTGTCACTGAAGCCATCGAGATGGATACCCGCTCCCGGACGGAACTGACCTCTGCTATAAAAAAAATGACAGACCTCGAAAACCCGAACAGCGTACAGCAAATGAAGCAATGGCTCTCTAATAACGGTCTTGAGACTGACAGCCTTGGCAAAAAAGTCGTTGCAGAGCTTATAAAAACGGCTCCTCCGGAACTTCAAAATGTACTGGAGCTTCGACAGCAGCTTGCCAAATCCTCTGTTCGTAAATATCAGACGATGGAACGTGCTGTCTGCGACGACGGCAGGGCTCGCGGCATGTTTGCTTTCTATGGAGCCAACCGCACCGGTCGTTGGGCAGGCAGGCTTATTCAGTTGCAGAACCTTCCGCAGAACCATCTGGAGGATCTGGCCGATGCCCGTGCTCTTGTGAAATCCGGCGACTTTGATGCCGTTAAGCTCTTGTACGAAGATGTTCCGGATACACTCTCCCAACTGATAAGGACTGCATTTATACCTAAATCCGATACGCAGTTTTATGTTTCTGATTTCAGTGCCATCGAGGCCAGAGTCATCGCATGGTATGCAGGCGAGACTTGGCGGCAGAAGGTATTTGCCGAAGGCGGCGACATCTACTGCGCCAGTGCGAGTCAGATGTTTCATGTTCCGGTTGAGAAGCACGGTATAAACGGCCACCTGCGCCAGAAAGGCAAGATTGCAGAGCTCGCACTCGGCTATGGTGGTTCGATCGGTGCTCTCAAGGCTATGGGTGCTATTGAGATGGGCTTATCCGAAGATGAGCTTCCTCCTCTGGTAGATGCTTGGAGGCAGACAAACCCGAATATCGTAAAGTTCTGGTGGGACGTCGACCGCGCAGTCATGGAAGCTGTGAAGCACAAGCATACGACCAGCTGCTACGGACTTACCTTCTCCTGCCGCTCCGGGATGCTTTTTATCACACTGCCTTCCGGCAGGAACCTCGCATACGTAAAGCCTAAGATCGGAACGAATAAGTTCGGCGGCGAATGCATCACCTACGAAGGCGTAGGCTCCACAAAGAAGTGGGAACGCCTCGACTCATACGGCCCGAAATTTGTGGAAAACATCGTGCAGGCCACATCTCGCGACATTCTCTGCTATGCCATGAAAACGCTCCGGAACTGTGAAATTGTCATGCACATCCATGATGAGCTGGTCATAGAAGCTGATCCGTGTATGTCCCTTGATGTTCTCTGTGAACAGATGGGCAGGACTCCGCCTTGGGCTCGCGGCTTAAAGCTCCGCGCCGATGGTTATACTTGCCCCTTCTATAAAAAAGATTAA